The genomic stretch AGGGCCGCACTCCCCAGTACCTGTACTTCTGCGGCATCGGCCTCGGGTTCCTGATGGTCGAGATCTCGCAGCTGATGCGATTGAGCACGTTCCTCGGCCATCCGACGTACGCGCTGACCGTGGTGCTCTTCACCGTGCTGATCTTCAGCGGCATCGGGTCGATGCTGGTCGACCGGATCACCAAGATCGACAGACCCATGTCGCTGCTGATCCCGCTGCTGGTGCTGCTGGGCGTGGCGCTGGTGTTCGGTCTGGTCACGCCCGAGCTGATCGAGCAGTTCGCCGACCGCACCACCCCGGTCCGCATCGCCGTGTCGGTCGGTCTGCTGGCGCCGATGGCGTTCTTCATGGGCATGCCGTTCTCGATCGGCATGCGGATGGCGTCGACCGACGAGGACTCGCCCACCGCGTTCCTGTGGGGCATCAACGGCGCCATGTCGGTGGTCGCCTCGGTGTTCGCCACCGTGATCGCCCTGTTCTTCGGGATCATCTGGACGTTCGTGGCCGGCATCCTCGCCTACATCCTGGCCACCGCCTCGATGTACGTCCTGGTGAAGCGCCTCCGCGGCACGGGTGCCGAGGTCTCGACCAACGGCGCCGAACCGGCGGAGGAAGACGCCACCGACGACGCCGAGGACGACGCCCCCGAGGCCCTCACCCCGGCGACGAACTAGGGCTACGGCTCAGACGAGCCAGCGGCTGAGGGCGTCGACCACGCACACCGGTGCGTCGACGCCCTCAGCTTCGACCGTGATCCGGACGGTCGTCTGGATGCCGCCGCGCACATCGTCGCAGGCGACCAGCTCGGCCCGGGCCCGGACCCGGGTCCCGACGGCTGCCGGTGCGGGGAACCGCACCTCGCCGGTTCCGTAGTTGACGCCCATCGCGGCGTCGTCGACCGCGAACAGCTGCGGCATGAAGAGGTTGGTGAGGGCGAGGAGCAGCAGCGGCGGGACGTCGCCGTCCGAGTCACCCGTCGCCGCGACGTAGTCGTCGACCTGCGCCGGCGTCACCTCCACCCAGTCGGTGGCGCCCAGGTCGCGCCCGACCGCGCCGGGAACGTCGGACAGCTTCACGGGTGCTGGGAGCTGACGCTCACGACCTCACCGGTCATGTACGTCGAGTAGTCGCTGGCCAGGAAGGCGATCACGGTGGCGATCTCCCACACCTCGGCCGGCCGGCCGAACGCCTCGCGCTCCGCCAGCTCTTCGAGCAGCCCGTCGCTGGTGACCTTGGCCAGGAACGGGTGCATGGCCAGGCTGGGCGCCACGGCGTTCACCCGGACGCCCAACGGCGCGGCCTCGACCGCGGCGCAGCGGGTGAGGGCCATCACCCCGGCCTTGGCGGCGGCGTAGTGGGCCTGGCCCTCCTGCGCCCGCCAGCCCAGCACCGAGGCGTTGTTGACGATCACGCCCGACCCCTGGGCGCCGAGCAGCCGCAGCGCCGCCCGGGTGCAGCGGAACGTGCCGGTCAACGTCACGTCGAGCACCTTGAACCACTGCTCGTCGGTCATGTCGACCAGGTGGGTGGTGCCGCCGAGCCCGGCGTTGTTCACCACCACGTCGATCTGCCCGTGGGCCTCGACGGCGGCGGCGAACAGGTCCTGCACCTGCTCCTCGACGGTCACGTCGCACGGCACCGCCAACGGCGCCGTCCCGCCGCCCAGCTCGGTCAGCTCGTCGGCCGCCTCGGCGAGCCGCCGTTGGTGGGCGTCGCTGATCACCACGGTCGCCCCCTCCTGGAGGAACCGCCGCGCGGTGGCGTGGCCGATCCCGGTCCCCGCCGCCGCCGTCACGACGGCGACCTTCCCCGCGAGGAGGTCCCGCCCGGCCGGCTCTGTCGGAGGCTTCGTCATTGCGGACGGACGCTCGCTCAACGTGGCTCCTTGGGTAGTCCGAGGACTCGCTCGCCGATGATGTTGCGCTGGATCTGGTTGGACCCGCCGTAGATCGTGTCGGCCCGGCTGAAGAGGAACAGCCGCTGCAGCCGCTCGTCGGGGTCGACCGTGGCGGCCGCGCCCAGGACGTCGACCGCCAGCTCGCCCAGCGACCGGTGCACCGTCGCCCAGTAGAGCTTGTTGATCGCATCCGTCCGCGGGGTCGATCGCAGGGCGTTGAGCCGCATGATCTCCAAGTCGACGTGCGCCTGCGCCAGCCGCTGCCGGACCACGGGGTCGTCCCGCCGCGCCAACGAGACGATGGCGTCGAGCTCGAAGCGGAAGTTGAGCTGCTGGCCCAATGTCGAGGCGCCCCGCTCGAAGGCGAGCGTGCCCATCGCCACCCGCCAGCCGTCGCCCTCCGCGCCCACCACGTCGGTGGCCGCGGCCCGGGCGCCGTCGAAGAAGACCTCGTTGAACTCGCTGTCGCCGGTCAGCTGCACGATGGGCCGGATCTCGATGCCGTCCTGCCGCATGGGCACCAGCAGGTAGGAGATGCCGTGGTGCTTGCGGCCGCCCGCCTCGACCGGCGAGGTGCGGGCCAGGACGAAGCACCAGTCGGCCCAGTGGGCCAGCGACGTCCACACCTTCTGGCCGGTGATCGCCCAGTCGTCGCCGTCGCGGACGGCCCGGGTCTGGATGTTGGCCAGGTCGCTGCCGGCGTCCGGCTCGGAGTACCCCTGGCACCACAGCTCCTCGCCGGCGACGATGCCCGGCAGGAAGCGGCGCTGCTGCTCGGGCGATCCGAAGGCGATCAGCGTGGGGCCGATCAGCCCCTCGCCGACGATGCCGATGCGCCCCGGCCCCCCGGCCCGGGCGTACTCCTCGAAGTAGACCACCTGCTGGCGCAGCGACAGACCCCGGCCACCGTGCTCCTTGGGCCAGGCGACGCAGGTCCAGCCGTGGCGGCCGAGGTGGCGCTCCCAGGCGAGCCGCTCGTCGAACAGGACGTGCTCGTCGCCGGGGCCGCCGCGCCCTCTGACGACCTGGAAGTCGCCGCCCAGGCTCTCCTCGAGGAACGTCCGCACCTCCTCGCGGAAGGCCCGGTCCTCGTCGCTGTCCCGTAGGTCCACAGGGCTCGACAGTATCTGACGACCCGTCAGACATCCGACTCGACGGTGGCGCCGTAGCCTCCCCCCATGCCTCCTGGTGGAATGCGAACAGGCGGGCGTGGCGGCCTTCTCGGCGCGGACCCGAGCCAGCTCGGCGACGTCCGTTTCGACCGGAAGATCCTCGTGCGCGTCCTGCGCTTCGCCCGGCCCTACCGCACGATGCTGATCGGCTTCGTGGGCGTGCTCGCCCTGCAGGCGCTGATCGGCGTCGTCCCGCCGCTGCTGTTCCGCCAGATCATCGACACCGCCATCCCCGAGGCGCAGTCGTCGTCCGACAACCTCGGCCCGCTGCACTGGCTCGGCGTGCTGGCGGTGGCCGCCGCTATCGCCAGCGCGGCGCTGGCGCTGGCCGAGCGCTGGCTGTCGTCGCACATCGGCGAGGGCGTGATCTACGACCTGCGGGTCGCCGTGTTCGACCACGTGCAGGAGATGCCGCTGGCGTTCTTCACCCGCACCCAGACCGGCGCCCTCACCAGCCGCCTCAACAACGACGTGATCGGTGCACAGCGGGCGCTCACCGGGACGCTCGGGTCGATCGTGTCGAACGTGATCACGCTCGGCACCGTGCTGGCGGCGATGCTCGTGCTCGAGTGGCGGCTGACGCTGCTGGCGCTCGTCGCCCTGCCGCTGTTCATCTTCCCCGCCAAGCGGGTCGGGCGCCGGCTCCAGGCCATCACCCGCGACCAGATGAACCTCAACGCCTCGATGAGCGCGGTCATGACCGAGCGGCTCAACGTGGCCGGGGCGCTGCTGGTCAAGCTGTTCGGCCGGCCCGAGGACGAGCACGCGGAGTTCG from Acidimicrobiales bacterium encodes the following:
- a CDS encoding dehydratase, which translates into the protein MKLSDVPGAVGRDLGATDWVEVTPAQVDDYVAATGDSDGDVPPLLLLALTNLFMPQLFAVDDAAMGVNYGTGEVRFPAPAAVGTRVRARAELVACDDVRGGIQTTVRITVEAEGVDAPVCVVDALSRWLV
- a CDS encoding acyl-CoA dehydrogenase family protein: MDLRDSDEDRAFREEVRTFLEESLGGDFQVVRGRGGPGDEHVLFDERLAWERHLGRHGWTCVAWPKEHGGRGLSLRQQVVYFEEYARAGGPGRIGIVGEGLIGPTLIAFGSPEQQRRFLPGIVAGEELWCQGYSEPDAGSDLANIQTRAVRDGDDWAITGQKVWTSLAHWADWCFVLARTSPVEAGGRKHHGISYLLVPMRQDGIEIRPIVQLTGDSEFNEVFFDGARAAATDVVGAEGDGWRVAMGTLAFERGASTLGQQLNFRFELDAIVSLARRDDPVVRQRLAQAHVDLEIMRLNALRSTPRTDAINKLYWATVHRSLGELAVDVLGAAATVDPDERLQRLFLFSRADTIYGGSNQIQRNIIGERVLGLPKEPR
- a CDS encoding SDR family oxidoreductase, which gives rise to MTKPPTEPAGRDLLAGKVAVVTAAAGTGIGHATARRFLQEGATVVISDAHQRRLAEAADELTELGGGTAPLAVPCDVTVEEQVQDLFAAAVEAHGQIDVVVNNAGLGGTTHLVDMTDEQWFKVLDVTLTGTFRCTRAALRLLGAQGSGVIVNNASVLGWRAQEGQAHYAAAKAGVMALTRCAAVEAAPLGVRVNAVAPSLAMHPFLAKVTSDGLLEELAEREAFGRPAEVWEIATVIAFLASDYSTYMTGEVVSVSSQHP